A single Cucumis melo cultivar AY chromosome 4, USDA_Cmelo_AY_1.0, whole genome shotgun sequence DNA region contains:
- the LOC103502700 gene encoding annexin Gh1-like, with amino-acid sequence MATKIHNMSIHNLGIENDCRDIHDSWDQRSNVMVQILARRNAMERQQTRRIYKEIYGEDLVERLGTIDVEPINRALSLWMLDSHERDAVFAREALEPGDTNFKALIEIFVGRKSSQIFLIRQSYRARYKKQLDQDIINIDPPHSYQKILVALAASHKAHNADISEHIAKCDARRLYETVKDNSGAIEEAFVLEMLTKRSIPQLKLTFSCYRHIFGHNFTKDLKFRNCGEFENALRTVIKCICNPPKYFAKVLYKSIKGGESGEALKRVMLSRAEVDLDEIQRAFKGKYGIQLTEAICGRTFCDDYTDFFVALATKKAQ; translated from the exons ATGGCTACCAAAATCCACAACATGTCGATCCACAACCTCGGTATTGAAAATGATTGTAGAGACATTCATGATTCATGGGATCAGAGAAGCAATGTGATGGTTCAAATTCTTGCTCGTCGAAACGCGATGGAAAGACAACAAACAAGGAGAATCTACAAGGAAATCTATGGTGAGGATTTGGTGGAAAGACTAGGGACAATTGATGTCGAGCCGATAAATCGAGCCTTGTCGTTATGGATGCTTGATTCTCATGAACGGGATGCGGTTTTCGCTCGAGAAGCACTCGAACCAGGGGACACTAATTTCAAGGCTCTTATTGAAATATTTGTGGGGAGAAAATCAAGCCAAATCTTTCTTATTAGACAATCTTATAGAGCAAGATATAAAAAGCAATTAGATCAAGATATCATCAACATAGACCCTCCCCATTCATATCAAAAG ATTCTTGTAGCATTGGCTGCCTCACACAAAGCCCATAATGCTGATATTAGCGAACATATTGCCAAGTGTGATGCTAGAAGGCTGTATGAAACAGTAAAAGACAATTCAGGAGCCATAGAGGAAGCTTTTGTTCTTGAAATGCTCACTAAAAGAAGCATTCCACAGCTAAAGCTTACTTTTTCTTGCTACCGACACATCTTTGGTCATAACTTTACCAAG GACCTTAAGTTTCGAAATTGTGGAGAATTCGAGAATGCCCTACGGACAGTCATCAAGTGTATATGTAATCCTCCAAAGTATTTTGCCAAG GTGCTCTACAAAAGCATAAAGGGTGGAGAAAGTGGTGAAGCATTGAAGAGAGTAATGTTAAGCAGAGCTGAGGTTGATTTGGATGAAATTCAAAGGGCTTTCAAAGGAAAATATGGCATTCAATTAACAGAAGCAATTTGTGGGAGAACTTTTTGTGATGATTATACAGATTTTTTTGTTGCTTTGGCCACAAAGAAAGCTCAGTGA
- the LOC103502699 gene encoding double-stranded RNA-binding protein 1 isoform X1 yields the protein MFKTKLQELCHRKSYKLPEYSVVKQGQDHDPRFEATVTVDGKQFCSSTPSKSSKQAQNDAAKLAFDFFSLPSLPQPSQQLCPQPVLPESSSPPKLIPSILPFSPPSLDLSSFPQPSLPSQLGNFGAIANLDNKVTSPPRPEVKLEVANKSSELKESSKDSPIMSNMDVKFAGQSVEPKILNTDKSPVVEDFDKECLKLTGMQHLYKNKLQNFSQKRSLTLPMYTCERDGPPHASRFRCKVEIDGKTYGSPEFHGTLKDAENAVAKVALMCLCQDGAQEDSDSGLYKNLLQEMAQKGGLGLPAYSTSQSGEVHVPVFVSTVKVGEENFEGKPSRTKKQAEMSAAKVAFFTIKEGSQSISTRKRAPSCDLAIEVPRAIATSSHNVAQPGESNDYVSRIVSKLEAGKSSSSKRIFVCPRQPNMTIPKESSVLPISDDQWVAFSVETGSSQ from the exons ATGTTCAAAACAAAGCTTCAAGAACTCTGTCATCGCAAATCTTACAAATTACCTGAATACTCAGTGGTTAAACAAGGCCAAGACCACGACCCACGTTTTGAAGCCACTGTCACCGTCGACGGCAAGCAATTCTGTTCATCCACTCCTTCTAAATCTTCCAAGCAAGCACAGAACGATGCTGCTAAGCTTGCTTTTGACTTCTTTTCTCTTCCTTCTTTACCTCAACCGTCCCAGCAGCTTTGCCCTCAACCAGTTTTGCCAGAATCCTCTTCTCCCCCGAAACTAATTCCTTCTATTCTCCCATTTTCTCCCCCCTCTCTAGATTTATCTTCTTTTCCTCAGCCGTCTTTGCCTTCGCAATTGG GCAATTTTGGTGCGATAGCTAACCTGGACAACAAAGTTACTTCCCCACCGAGACCAGAAGTAAAGCTTGAGGTGGCAAACAAATCTTCTGAACTTAAGGAATCTAGTAAAG ATTCTCCCATCATGAGTAATATGGACGTCAAATTTGCAGGACAGTCAGTTGAACCAAAAATTCTGAACACTGACAAGTCTCCCGTGGTTGAAGACTTCGACAAAGAATGCCTTAAATTGACTG GTATGCAACATTTGTACAAGAATAAGCTGCAAAATTTCTCCCAGAAGAGAAGCCTCACTTTACCTATGTACACATGTGAGCGTGATGGCCCACCCCATGCTAGTCGCTTCAGATGTAAAGTGGAAATAGATGGAAAGACTTATGGAAGTCCAGAATTTCATGGCACATTGAAAGATGCTGAGAATGCAGTTGCAAAAGTTGCTTTAATGTGTTTATGTCAAGATGGAGCTCAAGAG GATTCTGATTCTGGCCTTTACAAAAATCTCTTACAAGAGATGGCCCAAAAAGGAGGTCTAGGTTTACCAGCTTATTCAACATCGCAATCGGGTGAAGTTCATGTACCGGTCTTTGTTTCTACAGTGAAAgtaggagaagaaaatttcgaAGGGAAACCATCAAGAACTAAGAAACAAGCTGAGATGAGTGCTGCAAAAGTTGCTTTTTTTACCATAAAGGAGG GATCTCAAAGCATTTCAACAAGAAAGAGAGCTCCATCGTGTGACCTTGCTATTGAAGTTCCCCGTGCTATTGCGACATCATCCCATAATGTTGCTCAACCAGGTGAGAGCAATGATTACGTCTCAAGGATAGTCTCAAAGCTAGAAGCTGGAAAAAGCTCATCTTCCAAAAGGATATTTGTTTGTCCTCGTCAACCGAATATGACAATTCCGAAGGAAAGTTCGGTATTACCAATAAGTGATGACCAATGGGTTGCATTCTCGGTCGAAACTGGAAGTAGTCAATAA
- the LOC103502699 gene encoding double-stranded RNA-binding protein 1 isoform X3, which produces MFKTKLQELCHRKSYKLPEYSVVKQGQDHDPRFEATVTVDGKQFCSSTPSKSSKQAQNDAAKLAFDFFSLPSLPQPSQQLCPQPVLPESSSPPKLIPSILPFSPPSLDLSSFPQPSLPSQLGNFGAIANLDNKVTSPPRPEVKLEVANKSSELKESSKGMQHLYKNKLQNFSQKRSLTLPMYTCERDGPPHASRFRCKVEIDGKTYGSPEFHGTLKDAENAVAKVALMCLCQDGAQEDSDSGLYKNLLQEMAQKGGLGLPAYSTSQSGEVHVPVFVSTVKVGEENFEGKPSRTKKQAEMSAAKVAFFTIKEGSQSISTRKRAPSCDLAIEVPRAIATSSHNVAQPGESNDYVSRIVSKLEAGKSSSSKRIFVCPRQPNMTIPKESSVLPISDDQWVAFSVETGSSQ; this is translated from the exons ATGTTCAAAACAAAGCTTCAAGAACTCTGTCATCGCAAATCTTACAAATTACCTGAATACTCAGTGGTTAAACAAGGCCAAGACCACGACCCACGTTTTGAAGCCACTGTCACCGTCGACGGCAAGCAATTCTGTTCATCCACTCCTTCTAAATCTTCCAAGCAAGCACAGAACGATGCTGCTAAGCTTGCTTTTGACTTCTTTTCTCTTCCTTCTTTACCTCAACCGTCCCAGCAGCTTTGCCCTCAACCAGTTTTGCCAGAATCCTCTTCTCCCCCGAAACTAATTCCTTCTATTCTCCCATTTTCTCCCCCCTCTCTAGATTTATCTTCTTTTCCTCAGCCGTCTTTGCCTTCGCAATTGG GCAATTTTGGTGCGATAGCTAACCTGGACAACAAAGTTACTTCCCCACCGAGACCAGAAGTAAAGCTTGAGGTGGCAAACAAATCTTCTGAACTTAAGGAATCTAGTAAAG GTATGCAACATTTGTACAAGAATAAGCTGCAAAATTTCTCCCAGAAGAGAAGCCTCACTTTACCTATGTACACATGTGAGCGTGATGGCCCACCCCATGCTAGTCGCTTCAGATGTAAAGTGGAAATAGATGGAAAGACTTATGGAAGTCCAGAATTTCATGGCACATTGAAAGATGCTGAGAATGCAGTTGCAAAAGTTGCTTTAATGTGTTTATGTCAAGATGGAGCTCAAGAG GATTCTGATTCTGGCCTTTACAAAAATCTCTTACAAGAGATGGCCCAAAAAGGAGGTCTAGGTTTACCAGCTTATTCAACATCGCAATCGGGTGAAGTTCATGTACCGGTCTTTGTTTCTACAGTGAAAgtaggagaagaaaatttcgaAGGGAAACCATCAAGAACTAAGAAACAAGCTGAGATGAGTGCTGCAAAAGTTGCTTTTTTTACCATAAAGGAGG GATCTCAAAGCATTTCAACAAGAAAGAGAGCTCCATCGTGTGACCTTGCTATTGAAGTTCCCCGTGCTATTGCGACATCATCCCATAATGTTGCTCAACCAGGTGAGAGCAATGATTACGTCTCAAGGATAGTCTCAAAGCTAGAAGCTGGAAAAAGCTCATCTTCCAAAAGGATATTTGTTTGTCCTCGTCAACCGAATATGACAATTCCGAAGGAAAGTTCGGTATTACCAATAAGTGATGACCAATGGGTTGCATTCTCGGTCGAAACTGGAAGTAGTCAATAA
- the LOC103502699 gene encoding double-stranded RNA-binding protein 1 isoform X2, with protein MFKTKLQELCHRKSYKLPEYSVVKQGQDHDPRFEATVTVDGKQFCSSTPSKSSKQAQNDAAKLAFDFFSLPSLPQPSQQLCPQPVLPESSSPPKLIPSILPFSPPSLDLSSFPQPSLPSQLGNFGAIANLDNKVTSPPRPEVKLEVANKSSELKESSKGQSVEPKILNTDKSPVVEDFDKECLKLTGMQHLYKNKLQNFSQKRSLTLPMYTCERDGPPHASRFRCKVEIDGKTYGSPEFHGTLKDAENAVAKVALMCLCQDGAQEDSDSGLYKNLLQEMAQKGGLGLPAYSTSQSGEVHVPVFVSTVKVGEENFEGKPSRTKKQAEMSAAKVAFFTIKEGSQSISTRKRAPSCDLAIEVPRAIATSSHNVAQPGESNDYVSRIVSKLEAGKSSSSKRIFVCPRQPNMTIPKESSVLPISDDQWVAFSVETGSSQ; from the exons ATGTTCAAAACAAAGCTTCAAGAACTCTGTCATCGCAAATCTTACAAATTACCTGAATACTCAGTGGTTAAACAAGGCCAAGACCACGACCCACGTTTTGAAGCCACTGTCACCGTCGACGGCAAGCAATTCTGTTCATCCACTCCTTCTAAATCTTCCAAGCAAGCACAGAACGATGCTGCTAAGCTTGCTTTTGACTTCTTTTCTCTTCCTTCTTTACCTCAACCGTCCCAGCAGCTTTGCCCTCAACCAGTTTTGCCAGAATCCTCTTCTCCCCCGAAACTAATTCCTTCTATTCTCCCATTTTCTCCCCCCTCTCTAGATTTATCTTCTTTTCCTCAGCCGTCTTTGCCTTCGCAATTGG GCAATTTTGGTGCGATAGCTAACCTGGACAACAAAGTTACTTCCCCACCGAGACCAGAAGTAAAGCTTGAGGTGGCAAACAAATCTTCTGAACTTAAGGAATCTAGTAAAG GACAGTCAGTTGAACCAAAAATTCTGAACACTGACAAGTCTCCCGTGGTTGAAGACTTCGACAAAGAATGCCTTAAATTGACTG GTATGCAACATTTGTACAAGAATAAGCTGCAAAATTTCTCCCAGAAGAGAAGCCTCACTTTACCTATGTACACATGTGAGCGTGATGGCCCACCCCATGCTAGTCGCTTCAGATGTAAAGTGGAAATAGATGGAAAGACTTATGGAAGTCCAGAATTTCATGGCACATTGAAAGATGCTGAGAATGCAGTTGCAAAAGTTGCTTTAATGTGTTTATGTCAAGATGGAGCTCAAGAG GATTCTGATTCTGGCCTTTACAAAAATCTCTTACAAGAGATGGCCCAAAAAGGAGGTCTAGGTTTACCAGCTTATTCAACATCGCAATCGGGTGAAGTTCATGTACCGGTCTTTGTTTCTACAGTGAAAgtaggagaagaaaatttcgaAGGGAAACCATCAAGAACTAAGAAACAAGCTGAGATGAGTGCTGCAAAAGTTGCTTTTTTTACCATAAAGGAGG GATCTCAAAGCATTTCAACAAGAAAGAGAGCTCCATCGTGTGACCTTGCTATTGAAGTTCCCCGTGCTATTGCGACATCATCCCATAATGTTGCTCAACCAGGTGAGAGCAATGATTACGTCTCAAGGATAGTCTCAAAGCTAGAAGCTGGAAAAAGCTCATCTTCCAAAAGGATATTTGTTTGTCCTCGTCAACCGAATATGACAATTCCGAAGGAAAGTTCGGTATTACCAATAAGTGATGACCAATGGGTTGCATTCTCGGTCGAAACTGGAAGTAGTCAATAA
- the LOC103502698 gene encoding 5-methyltetrahydropteroyltriglutamate--homocysteine methyltransferase-like has product MASHIVGYPRMGPKRELKFALESFWDGKSSAEDLKKVAADLRSSIWKQMADTGIKYIPSNTFSYYDQVLDATATLGAVPPRYGWNGGEIGFDTYFSMARGNASVPAMEMTKWFDTNYHFIVPELGPEMKFSYASHKAVEEYKEAKALGVETVPVLIGPVSYLLLSKPAKGVDKSFSLLSLLDKILPIYKEVVSDLKAAGASWIQFDEPTLVKDLDSDKLKAFSDAYAQLESTLSGLNVLVETYFADIPAEAYKTLTSLKGVTAYGFDLVRGTKTLDLIKGDFPKGKFLFAGVVDGRNIWANDLAASVSVLEELAGVVGKDHLVVSTSCSLLHTAVDLVNETKLDNEIKSWLAFAAQKIIEVNALAKALAGNKDEVFFASNAGAHASRKSSPRVTNEAVQKAAAALKGSDHRRATNVSARLDAQQKKLNLPVLPTTTIGSFPQTVELRRVRREYKANKISEDEYVKAIKEEINKVVELQEELDIDVLVHGEPERNDMVEYFGEQLSGFAFTVNGWVQSYGSRCVKPPIIYGDVSRPKPMTVFWSTTAQSMTSRPMKGMLTGPVTILNWSFVRVDQPRFETCYQIALAIKDEVEDLEKAGINVIQIDEAALREGLPLRKSEQAFYLDWAVHSFRITNVGVQDTTQIHTHMCYSNFNDIIQSIIDMDADVITIENSRSDEKLLSVFREGVKYGAGIGPGVYDIHSPRIPSTEEIADRINKMLAVLETNILWVNPDCGLKTRKYAEVNPALKNMVAAAKLLRKELGSAK; this is encoded by the exons ATGGCATCCCACATTGTTGGATATCCCCGTATGGGACCCAAGAGAGAGCTTAAGTTTGCTCTTGAATCATTCTGGGATGGAAAGAGCTCTGCCGAAGATTTGAAAAAGGTGGCAGCGGATTTGAGGTCATCCATCTGGAAACAGATGGCTGATACTGGAATCAAGTACATCCCTAGCAACACTTTTTCATACTACGATCAGGTGCTTGATGCCACCGCAACTCTTGGAGCTGTTCCTCCTAGATATGGTTGGAATGGTGGTGAGATTGGATTTGACACCTACTTCTCCATGGCTAGAGGAAATGCATCTGTTCCAGCAATGGAAATGACCAAGTGGTTTGACACAAACTA CCATTTCATTGTCCCTGAGTTGGGACCAGAGATGAAATTCTCTTATGCTTCACACAAGGCAGTGGAGGAATATAAAGAAGCCAAGGCT CTTGGAGTAGAAACTGTCCCCGTTCTTATTGGCCCAGTGTCATATTTGTTGCTCTCTAAGCCAGCTAAGGGTGTGGACAAGAGCTTCTCCCTTCTTTCCCTTCTTGACAAGATCCTTCCCATCTACAA GGAGGTTGTGTCAGATCTTAAGGCAGCTGGTGCTTCTTGGATTCAGTTTGATGAGCCTACATTGGTGAAGGATCTTGATTCTGACAAATTGAAGGCCTTCTCTGATGCATATGCTCAACTAGAATCAACTCTCTCTGGTTTGAACGTTCTTGTTGAGACATATTTTGCTGATATCCCTGCTGAAGCATACAAGACCTTGACTTCTTTGAAGGGCGTCACTGCCTATGGATTTGATTTGGTTCGTGGAACTAAGACACTTGATTTAATCAAGGGTGATTTCCCCAAGGGAAAGTTCCTCTTTGCTGGAGTAGTTGATGGAAGGAATATTTGGGCAAACGATCTTGCTGCCTCAGTCAGTGTATTGGAGGAACTAGCTGGCGTTGTGGGCAAAG ACCATCTTGTGGTCTCCACCTCCTGCTCACTTCTCCACACTGCTGTTGACCTTGTCAACGAAACTAAGTTGGATAACGAAATTAAATCATGGCTTGCTTTTGCTGCTCAAAAGATTATTGAGGTCAATGCATTGGCAAAGGCTTTGGCTGGTAACAAGGACGAG GTATTTTTTGCTTCTAATGCCGGAGCTCATGCTTCAAGGAAGTCGTCTCCCAGGGTGACCAATGAGGCTGTTCAGAAAGCG GCTGCTGCTTTGAAGGGTTCCGATCATCGCCGTGCTACGAATGTTAGTGCAAGACTTGATGCTCAACAGAAGAAACTTAACCTTCCAGTCCTTCCCACCACCACCATTGGATCCTTCCCTCAAACTGTTGAACTCAGGAGGGTTCGCCGTGAATATAAAGCAAACAA GATCTCTGAGGATGAATACGTTAAGGCTATTAAGGAGGAAATTAACAAGGTTGTCGAGCTCCAGGAAGAGCTTGATATTGATGTCTTGGTTCATGGAGAGCCCGAG AGGAACGATATGGTTGAATACTTCGGTGAGCAGTTGTCAGGTTTTGCCTTCACTGTTAATGGTTGGGTGCAATCATACGGATCACGTTGCGTGAAGCCTCCAATTATCTATGGTGATGTGAGCCGCCCAAAGCCCATGACTGTCTTCTGGTCAACCACAGCTCAGAGCATGACATCCCGCCCGATGAAGGGAATGCTTACTGGCCCTGTCACCATTCTCAACTGGTCCTTTGTTAGAGTCGACCAGCCAAG GTTTGAGACTTGTTACCAGATTGCTTTGGCCATCAAGGACGAGGTTGAGGATCTCGAGAAGGCTGGAATTAATGTTATCCAGATCGACGAGGCTGCTTTGAGAGAAGGGTTGCCTCTTAGGAAGTCTGAGCAAGCCTTCTACTTGGATTGGGCTGTTCACTCTTTCCGTATCACGAACGTTGGCGTCCAAGACACAACTCAG ATCCACACCCACATGTGCTACTCCAACTTCAACGACATCATCCAATCCATCATCGATATGGATGCCGATGTGATCACAATTGAGAACTCTCGCTCCGACGAGAAGCTCTTGTCAGTCTTCCGCGAGGGAGTGAAGTACGGTGCTGGAATCGGACCAGGTGTGTACGACATTCACTCTCCAAGAATACCATCAACTGAAGAGATTGCAGACCGCATCAACAAGATGCTTGCAGTGTTGGAGACAAACATCTTGTGGGTGAATCCTGACTGTGGACTCAAAACTCGCAAGTACGCCGAGGTGAACCCAGCCCTGAAAAACATGGTGGCGGCTGCAAAGCTTCTCCGAAAAGAGCTTGGGAGTGCTAAGTGA